A window from Cellulomonas sp. C5510 encodes these proteins:
- a CDS encoding DUF2231 domain-containing protein, protein MSSDESPALRAVRRLEQATGVDAAVDRLQPAVLSALRAAPGVARLLHGVPLGHAAHPLLTDLPIGFWVSSTVLDLAGGRGLHRAADRLLGLGVLSAVPASVTGVADWAVSDRRAQRVGAAHAALNNVALGLYGASWLLRRRGRRGLGVAVALGAGGVLGASGYLGGHMVSRLGAPPRTASGPAEPATDRVLGGLRAVED, encoded by the coding sequence ATGTCCTCCGACGAGAGCCCCGCCCTGCGTGCCGTCCGCCGGCTGGAGCAGGCGACCGGCGTGGACGCCGCCGTCGACCGGCTGCAGCCTGCCGTCCTGTCCGCGCTGCGCGCGGCCCCCGGGGTCGCGCGCCTGCTGCACGGCGTGCCGCTCGGCCACGCGGCGCACCCGCTGCTGACGGACCTGCCGATCGGGTTCTGGGTGAGCTCGACGGTGCTGGACCTGGCGGGCGGCCGGGGGTTGCACCGCGCCGCGGACCGGCTGCTCGGGCTCGGTGTCCTGTCCGCCGTGCCCGCATCGGTCACGGGTGTCGCGGACTGGGCCGTCTCGGACCGGCGCGCGCAGCGGGTCGGCGCCGCGCACGCCGCGCTGAACAACGTCGCCCTCGGGCTGTACGGCGCCTCGTGGCTCCTCCGGCGGCGGGGGCGCCGCGGGCTGGGCGTCGCGGTGGCGCTCGGGGCGGGTGGGGTGCTGGGCGCCTCCGGCTACCTGGGCGGGCACATGGTGTCCCGGCTCGGAGCGCCGCCGCGCACCGCGTCGGGTCCCGCGGAGCCGGCGACCGACAGGGTCCTGGGCGGGCTGCGCGCCGTGGAGGACTGA
- a CDS encoding ABC transporter ATP-binding protein: MPAATPPLLQAHALVKRYGAVTAVDGLSFEVRPGVVTGFLGPNGAGKSTTLRMFLGLDRPTSGAATVGGLRLAETPHPMRVVGAMLDARAVHPRRTAADHLASVARAGDVPRRRVAETLELVGLTGAAHRAAGDFSLGMKQRLGIAAALIGDPGVVIFDEPLNGLDPEGIRWARSLMRDLAAEGRTVLFSSHLMGEMELTADHLVVIHHGRLLADQRLAAFIADHTTERVRVRTPQWDALRTALTRVGLDATAHPDAPDRLEVPGVTTDRVGQVAAAAGIGLSELTDVRDSLEDVFLTMTAPGNEAA, encoded by the coding sequence ATGCCAGCCGCGACCCCGCCCCTGCTCCAGGCCCACGCGCTCGTGAAGCGCTACGGGGCCGTCACCGCCGTCGACGGGCTGTCCTTCGAGGTCAGGCCCGGCGTCGTCACCGGGTTCCTCGGGCCCAACGGCGCCGGCAAGTCCACGACGCTCCGCATGTTCCTGGGCCTGGACCGCCCGACCAGCGGCGCGGCGACCGTCGGCGGTCTGCGGCTGGCCGAGACGCCGCACCCGATGCGCGTCGTCGGCGCCATGCTCGACGCCCGGGCCGTCCACCCCCGCCGCACGGCCGCCGACCACCTCGCGTCCGTCGCCCGCGCCGGCGACGTGCCCCGCCGGCGCGTCGCCGAGACCCTCGAGCTCGTCGGGCTCACCGGGGCCGCGCACCGCGCCGCCGGCGACTTCTCCCTCGGGATGAAGCAGCGCCTCGGCATCGCGGCCGCCCTGATCGGGGACCCCGGCGTCGTCATCTTCGACGAGCCGCTCAACGGCCTCGACCCCGAGGGCATCCGCTGGGCCCGCTCGCTCATGCGCGACCTCGCCGCGGAGGGACGCACCGTCCTGTTCTCCAGCCACCTCATGGGGGAGATGGAGCTCACCGCGGACCACCTCGTCGTCATCCACCACGGGCGCCTGCTCGCGGACCAGCGGCTCGCGGCGTTCATCGCCGACCACACCACCGAGCGCGTCCGCGTCCGCACCCCGCAGTGGGACGCGCTGCGGACGGCGCTCACCCGCGTGGGGCTGGACGCCACCGCCCACCCCGACGCCCCGGACCGCCTGGAGGTCCCCGGGGTGACCACCGACCGCGTCGGGCAGGTCGCCGCCGCCGCGGGGATCGGGCTGTCCGAGCTCACCGACGTCCGCGACTCCCTCGAGGACGTCTTCCTCACCATGACCGCCCCCGGGAACGAGGCCGCCTGA
- a CDS encoding TetR/AcrR family transcriptional regulator → MTELQERKPLRAGQAHKRAAILTAARSLFVESGVERTSMDAVAARAGVSKRTVYDYYGDKHRLLLGVIEDAGESALATLRELVDRHLADDAVTTPADLRVATEGLAVALGRGLLQSTDYLAAARLIAENEPLLPELVDHPLEQAHDQVLAEALGRLAGRGLLDTDDPLLAAAHFQALTILRVLNEPPRRRADAAHVERIMTDGAEAFLRAYAARSDSSR, encoded by the coding sequence GTGACGGAGCTGCAGGAGCGCAAGCCGCTGCGCGCGGGGCAGGCGCACAAGCGGGCGGCGATCCTCACCGCGGCGCGGTCGCTGTTCGTGGAGTCCGGCGTCGAGCGCACGAGCATGGACGCCGTCGCCGCGCGCGCCGGGGTGTCCAAGCGGACGGTCTACGACTACTACGGCGACAAGCACCGGCTGCTGCTCGGCGTCATCGAGGACGCCGGCGAGTCCGCGCTCGCGACGCTGCGCGAGCTGGTGGACCGGCACCTCGCCGACGACGCCGTCACGACGCCGGCCGACCTGCGCGTGGCGACGGAGGGGCTCGCGGTGGCGCTCGGCCGCGGCCTGCTGCAGTCCACCGACTACCTCGCGGCCGCGCGGCTGATCGCCGAGAACGAGCCGCTGCTGCCCGAGCTCGTGGACCACCCGCTCGAGCAGGCGCACGACCAGGTGCTCGCCGAGGCGCTCGGCCGGCTCGCCGGCCGCGGCCTGCTCGACACGGACGACCCGCTGCTCGCCGCCGCCCACTTCCAGGCGCTCACGATCCTGCGGGTGCTGAACGAGCCCCCGCGCCGGCGCGCGGACGCCGCCCACGTGGAGCGGATCATGACGGACGGGGCGGAGGCGTTCCTCCGGGCCTACGCGGCGCGGAGCGACTCCTCCCGCTGA
- a CDS encoding ABC transporter permease — MNLLASEWIKTRTVRSTWVLAAATVVTTLVVSLLGISGLLADWQTDLPADFDPVAVGLKGILVGQILVATLGAQTMTSEYATGQITASLTIAPRRGLLLASKAAVTVLVALATAVVTVAVSVGASQGALAAAGLPTADLTDAAALRALACAVGYLVLTAVLGLAFGTITRSSSGALAIVVAVALLVPALAPGLPGVLGDLAGTYWPTTAGQASYTLDGVGSVTPLVGIGVMAVFTVWTTLAAHLTLRTRDA, encoded by the coding sequence ATGAACCTGCTCGCCTCCGAGTGGATCAAGACCCGCACCGTCCGCAGCACCTGGGTGCTCGCCGCCGCCACCGTCGTGACCACGCTCGTCGTCAGCCTGCTCGGCATCAGCGGGCTGCTCGCGGACTGGCAGACCGACCTGCCCGCCGACTTCGACCCCGTCGCGGTCGGACTCAAGGGCATCCTCGTCGGGCAGATCCTCGTCGCCACCCTCGGCGCCCAGACGATGACCAGCGAGTACGCCACCGGGCAGATCACCGCCAGCCTCACGATCGCGCCGCGGCGCGGCCTGCTGCTCGCGTCGAAGGCGGCCGTGACCGTGCTGGTCGCGCTCGCCACCGCCGTCGTCACCGTCGCCGTGAGCGTCGGGGCGAGCCAGGGTGCGCTCGCGGCCGCCGGCCTGCCGACCGCCGACCTCACCGACGCCGCGGCGCTGCGGGCGCTCGCCTGCGCCGTCGGCTACCTGGTGCTCACCGCGGTGCTCGGCCTGGCGTTCGGGACGATCACGCGCAGCTCGTCGGGCGCCCTCGCGATCGTCGTCGCCGTCGCGCTGCTCGTCCCGGCGCTCGCCCCCGGGCTGCCGGGCGTGCTCGGCGACCTCGCGGGGACGTACTGGCCGACCACCGCCGGCCAGGCGTCGTACACGCTCGACGGGGTCGGGTCGGTCACGCCGCTCGTCGGGATCGGCGTCATGGCGGTGTTCACGGTGTGGACGACGCTCGCCGCGCACCTGACGCTGCGGACCCGGGACGCCTGA
- a CDS encoding type II toxin-antitoxin system HipA family toxin translates to MTTVEVLVDGAHGPRPVGQAHVTRSAGRLSTTFLYDPAYLSGDGTPIDPALPLVSGAQHQTGLVRAFADSAPDRWGRNLVMKAERARARDEGRAPRTLDDLDFLLGVSDDTRQGALRFRLPGHQEFLGKPATVPRLISLPTLLRAADELSSDDDPASAVKQLLDTGTTGLGGARPKASVRLDDGSLAIAKFPHDSDQWDVMAWEATALDLLESAGVRTPPRRLTRVGGRSVLLLRRFDRTGSGDRVGYISAMTATGSLDGEQRDYADIAAAMRDLSFALRADHHELFDRVAVSVALGNTDDHLRNHGFLADHGSWTLSPAFDVNPTPDPFRRRSTSIMGADAPPDEAEGLLALAGECSLSAARARDRLGRVADALSGWRDAARRNHVADREVALMAESIEPRLASVARAARGG, encoded by the coding sequence GTGACCACCGTCGAGGTCCTGGTCGACGGCGCGCACGGCCCGCGACCGGTCGGGCAGGCGCACGTCACGCGGAGCGCCGGTCGGCTCTCGACGACGTTCCTCTACGACCCGGCCTACCTCTCCGGCGACGGGACTCCGATCGACCCCGCTCTGCCACTGGTGTCCGGCGCCCAGCACCAGACCGGGCTCGTGCGGGCCTTCGCCGACAGCGCCCCCGACCGCTGGGGACGCAACCTCGTCATGAAGGCCGAGCGAGCTCGGGCCCGGGACGAGGGCCGCGCGCCCCGGACGCTGGACGACCTGGACTTCCTGCTCGGCGTGAGCGACGACACCCGCCAGGGCGCCCTGCGCTTCCGCCTCCCCGGGCACCAGGAGTTCCTGGGGAAGCCGGCGACCGTGCCCCGGCTCATCTCGCTGCCGACGCTGCTGCGCGCCGCCGACGAGCTCTCCTCGGACGACGACCCCGCGTCCGCCGTCAAGCAGCTCCTCGACACGGGGACCACCGGACTCGGCGGGGCCCGCCCGAAGGCCTCGGTCCGCCTCGACGACGGCAGCCTCGCCATCGCGAAGTTCCCGCACGATTCCGACCAGTGGGACGTCATGGCGTGGGAGGCGACCGCGCTCGACCTCCTCGAGAGCGCAGGGGTCCGCACGCCACCGCGCCGGCTCACCCGTGTGGGAGGCCGGAGCGTCCTGCTGCTCCGCCGGTTCGACCGCACGGGGTCCGGCGACCGCGTCGGGTACATCAGCGCGATGACGGCCACCGGCTCCCTCGACGGCGAGCAGCGGGACTACGCCGACATCGCCGCGGCCATGCGCGACCTGTCGTTCGCGCTCCGGGCGGACCACCACGAGCTGTTCGACCGGGTCGCCGTGAGCGTCGCGCTCGGGAACACGGACGACCACCTGCGGAACCACGGCTTCCTCGCCGACCACGGGTCCTGGACGCTCAGCCCGGCCTTCGACGTGAACCCCACCCCCGACCCGTTCCGACGCCGCTCCACGTCGATCATGGGAGCCGACGCACCCCCGGACGAGGCGGAGGGGCTGCTCGCGCTGGCCGGCGAGTGCAGCCTGTCCGCAGCCCGGGCCCGCGACCGGCTCGGGCGCGTCGCCGACGCACTGTCCGGCTGGCGTGACGCCGCCCGCCGGAACCACGTGGCCGACCGGGAGGTCGCCCTCATGGCCGAGTCGATCGAGCCCCGGCTGGCCTCGGTGGCCCGGGCTGCACGCGGCGGCTGA
- a CDS encoding SDR family oxidoreductase, which translates to MKIFVTGASGHIGSAVVPLLQAAGHEVLGLARSDASAAVLEARGVDVLRAGLADLDALRGAAAGSDGVVHLAFVHDFADFDGAVVTDRAAVEAMSSVLVGTGRPFVSAAGTPVVPGRVATEGDLPAVGGALGARAETGRALLALADQGVRSSLVGLPRTVHDDHGNGGFAAGLAAIARQAGVSGYVGDGSARWPAVHVDDAAAVFVLALEQAPGGSVLHAVGEEGVTLLDTATAIGRALDVPVESVEPERLGFLGALAGIDQPASAALTRERYGWEPTGLGLLASLAGLARA; encoded by the coding sequence ATGAAGATCTTCGTCACCGGCGCCTCGGGCCACATCGGCTCCGCCGTCGTCCCGCTGCTCCAGGCCGCCGGGCACGAGGTGCTCGGCCTCGCGCGCTCCGACGCCTCGGCCGCCGTGCTCGAGGCGCGCGGTGTCGACGTGCTGCGCGCCGGCCTCGCCGACCTCGACGCCCTGCGGGGTGCCGCGGCCGGGTCGGACGGCGTGGTGCACCTCGCCTTCGTCCACGACTTCGCCGACTTCGACGGCGCGGTGGTCACCGACCGGGCCGCCGTCGAGGCCATGTCCTCGGTGCTGGTCGGCACCGGGCGCCCGTTCGTCTCCGCCGCGGGGACGCCGGTCGTCCCCGGCCGGGTCGCCACGGAGGGGGACCTCCCGGCCGTCGGCGGCGCGCTCGGGGCCCGTGCCGAGACAGGGCGCGCGCTGCTCGCGCTGGCCGACCAGGGCGTGCGCAGCTCGCTGGTCGGCCTGCCGCGGACTGTCCACGACGACCACGGGAACGGCGGGTTCGCCGCCGGTCTCGCCGCGATCGCCCGGCAGGCCGGCGTCTCCGGCTACGTCGGCGACGGGTCCGCGCGCTGGCCCGCCGTGCACGTGGACGACGCGGCGGCCGTCTTCGTGCTCGCCCTCGAGCAGGCGCCGGGCGGCAGCGTGCTGCACGCCGTGGGGGAGGAGGGTGTCACCCTGCTCGACACCGCCACCGCCATCGGCCGGGCGCTGGACGTGCCGGTGGAGTCCGTCGAGCCGGAGCGGCTCGGGTTCCTCGGGGCGCTCGCCGGGATCGACCAGCCCGCGTCGGCGGCCCTCACGCGGGAGCGTTACGGGTGGGAGCCGACCGGGCTCGGGCTGCTGGCGTCGCTGGCGGGTCTCGCGCGGGCCTGA
- a CDS encoding helix-turn-helix domain-containing protein: protein MSAYRIDRQLADFGAHVRGWRLVLGLTAQQVSERAGITRDTLRKVESGDPTVGFGNVAQVLRALGVLDQAVDAIDPLGSDLGRLRADRLTKQRAR from the coding sequence ATGTCGGCCTACAGGATCGATCGACAGCTCGCCGACTTCGGCGCGCACGTCCGGGGGTGGCGCCTGGTCCTCGGCCTCACGGCCCAGCAGGTGTCGGAGCGCGCGGGCATCACCCGTGACACGCTGCGGAAGGTGGAGAGCGGCGATCCCACCGTCGGGTTCGGCAACGTCGCGCAGGTCCTCCGCGCTCTCGGCGTGCTCGACCAGGCGGTGGACGCGATCGACCCGCTCGGCAGCGACCTCGGGCGCCTGCGCGCGGATCGCCTGACGAAGCAGCGCGCGCGGTGA
- a CDS encoding TetR/AcrR family transcriptional regulator, translating into MGRWEPDARGRLARAALELFDSHGYEQTTTAQIAEAAGLTERTFFRHFTDKREVLFGGGPEYQELLAAAVAGAPPGATPWDAAAAAAHAAAARIQENPDGVVRRQRVIASHPELQERDLAKNAGLTAAVVRALRERGTPDATAELAAALALTGLAVALRDWARAGAPGTLTAVLARTLAAADGIGRPT; encoded by the coding sequence GTGGGACGCTGGGAGCCGGACGCGCGCGGGAGACTGGCGCGCGCCGCCCTGGAGCTGTTCGACAGCCACGGCTACGAGCAGACGACGACCGCGCAGATCGCCGAGGCCGCCGGGCTCACCGAGCGGACGTTCTTCCGGCACTTCACCGACAAGCGCGAGGTGCTGTTCGGCGGCGGCCCGGAGTACCAGGAGCTGCTCGCGGCCGCCGTCGCCGGGGCGCCACCGGGCGCGACGCCGTGGGACGCCGCCGCGGCGGCCGCCCACGCCGCCGCTGCCCGGATCCAGGAGAACCCCGACGGCGTCGTCCGGCGGCAGCGGGTGATCGCGTCCCACCCGGAGCTCCAGGAGCGGGACCTGGCCAAGAACGCCGGGCTGACCGCCGCGGTCGTCCGGGCGCTGCGAGAGCGCGGGACGCCCGACGCGACCGCCGAGCTCGCCGCCGCGCTCGCGCTCACGGGCCTCGCCGTCGCGCTGCGCGACTGGGCGCGAGCCGGCGCACCGGGGACGCTCACCGCCGTGCTCGCCCGCACGCTGGCGGCGGCGGACGGGATCGGCCGCCCCACCTGA
- a CDS encoding DUF4383 domain-containing protein — MTASSPAGTAATAERQPHQWLALVIGIVYLVVGLAGFLVTGFDGFTEHDHSQTLVGFAVNPLHNIVHIIIGLAGIALWSTASRARTYGWLLFVGYGATFVYGLIVANNPDANILNINGADNGLHVVSALAGLAIALWPRRDRDRTTGPARA; from the coding sequence ATGACTGCATCCTCCCCGGCCGGCACCGCAGCGACCGCCGAGCGCCAACCGCACCAGTGGCTCGCGCTGGTGATCGGCATCGTGTACCTGGTGGTCGGCCTCGCCGGGTTCCTCGTCACCGGGTTCGACGGCTTCACCGAGCACGACCACTCGCAGACGCTCGTCGGCTTCGCGGTCAACCCGCTGCACAACATCGTGCACATCATCATCGGCCTGGCCGGCATCGCCCTGTGGTCCACCGCGTCCCGCGCACGGACCTACGGCTGGCTGCTGTTCGTCGGCTACGGCGCGACGTTCGTCTACGGGCTGATCGTCGCGAACAACCCCGACGCGAACATCCTCAACATCAACGGCGCCGACAACGGCCTGCACGTGGTGTCGGCGCTCGCCGGGCTCGCGATCGCCCTGTGGCCGCGCCGCGACCGCGACCGCACCACCGGACCGGCCCGCGCCTGA
- a CDS encoding ABC transporter ATP-binding protein produces MSAPAQDVTADGLRASGLVRTYGSGPRAVHALRGVDLVARPGELVVIRGRSGSGKTTLLHALGGLERLDAGTVHLGATEVSALPEHELLRLRRERAAFVFQSFGLLPVLSAAENVEVPLRLADVPGPERAERVAAALDAVGLTAHARQRPDELSGGQQQRVAVARALVARPALLLADEPTAQLDSETALTVMDVLLAHVRERRTVAVLTTHDPLIAERADRVLELRSGVLA; encoded by the coding sequence GTGAGCGCCCCCGCCCAGGACGTCACCGCGGACGGGCTGCGCGCCTCCGGGCTGGTGCGGACGTACGGCAGCGGCCCGCGCGCCGTCCACGCCCTGCGCGGCGTGGACTTGGTGGCGCGACCCGGCGAGCTCGTCGTGATCCGCGGCCGGTCAGGATCGGGCAAGACGACCCTGCTGCACGCGCTCGGCGGCCTCGAGCGCCTGGACGCCGGCACGGTCCACCTGGGCGCGACCGAGGTCAGCGCCCTGCCGGAGCACGAGCTGCTGCGCCTGCGCCGCGAGCGCGCGGCGTTCGTGTTCCAGTCCTTCGGGCTGCTGCCCGTGCTCTCGGCGGCCGAGAACGTCGAGGTCCCGCTGCGCCTGGCGGACGTGCCCGGTCCCGAGCGCGCCGAGCGGGTGGCGGCCGCCCTGGACGCCGTCGGGCTGACGGCGCACGCACGCCAGCGCCCGGACGAGCTGTCCGGCGGCCAGCAGCAGCGCGTCGCGGTGGCCCGGGCCCTCGTCGCCCGGCCGGCCCTGCTGCTCGCCGACGAGCCCACCGCCCAGCTCGACTCCGAGACGGCTCTCACGGTCATGGACGTGCTGCTCGCGCACGTCCGCGAGCGCCGGACCGTCGCCGTGCTCACGACGCACGACCCCCTGATCGCGGAGCGCGCGGACCGCGTCCTGGAGCTGCGCTCCGGCGTGCTGGCGTGA
- a CDS encoding ABC transporter ATP-binding protein, protein MTTMTAPEILCEDVVRIFTAEGVEVQALQGLNLSVERGDLVALVGASGSGKSTLLTILSGLDRPTAGSAAVAGHDLAAMSARERQVYRRDTVGFVWQQTARNLLPYLTAAENVALPMELTHRRGSRAGRHARTAELLEVLGVAHVADHRPAELSGGEQQRVAIATAVANSPRVLLADEPTGELDEATSADVLEAIRHVTAELDMTTLIVTHDPAVASHVRRTVRIRDGRTATETLRRTAVDEHGREHHLHEEFAVIDKVGRLQLPREFVEALDLRERVRLGLEPDHVRVSPHDRPAPQGGRGRDEEDR, encoded by the coding sequence ATGACGACCATGACGGCGCCGGAGATCCTGTGCGAGGACGTCGTGCGGATCTTCACGGCCGAGGGCGTCGAGGTGCAGGCGCTCCAGGGCCTCAACCTGTCCGTCGAGCGCGGTGACCTGGTGGCCCTGGTGGGCGCGTCCGGCTCGGGCAAGTCCACCCTGCTGACCATCCTGTCCGGGTTGGACCGGCCCACTGCCGGCAGCGCCGCCGTCGCGGGGCACGACCTGGCCGCGATGTCCGCCCGCGAGCGGCAGGTGTACCGCCGCGACACCGTCGGCTTCGTCTGGCAGCAGACCGCGCGCAACCTGCTGCCGTACCTCACGGCCGCGGAGAACGTCGCCCTGCCGATGGAGCTCACCCACCGCCGCGGCTCGCGTGCCGGGCGCCACGCGCGGACCGCCGAGCTGCTGGAGGTCCTCGGGGTCGCGCACGTGGCCGACCACCGCCCGGCCGAGCTGTCCGGCGGCGAGCAGCAGCGGGTCGCGATCGCCACGGCCGTCGCCAACTCCCCGCGGGTGCTGCTCGCGGACGAGCCGACGGGCGAGCTCGACGAGGCGACCAGCGCCGACGTCCTCGAGGCGATCCGCCACGTGACCGCCGAGCTGGACATGACCACGCTGATCGTCACGCACGACCCCGCGGTCGCCTCGCACGTGCGCCGCACCGTCCGCATCCGCGACGGGCGCACCGCGACGGAGACGCTGCGCCGGACCGCCGTCGACGAGCACGGCCGCGAGCACCACCTGCACGAGGAGTTCGCCGTGATCGACAAGGTCGGCCGCCTGCAGCTGCCGCGGGAGTTCGTCGAGGCGCTCGACCTGCGCGAGCGGGTGCGCCTGGGCCTGGAGCCCGACCACGTGCGCGTCTCGCCGCACGACCGCCCGGCCCCGCAGGGCGGCCGCGGGCGCGACGAGGAGGACCGGTGA